GTTCTAAACTACCCTTTATCTTTTGCTAATGTGAAAGCTTTGATTGGgtttttgtatataaaattttttgaaatatgaGTATATGAATATATGAATGTATAATAAATGGCATGTCATTATTACCCCAATTTTCTATTTCGACAGCATTTCCGTTTTAAATTGTATGCTGCATAATTTTCTAGTAGAAATTCGACTTTTTCGTCACTAACTTGAACTGCTTACACTTACAATTGAgcatgtatttttttaacaagttaggaaaataaaaaaaacaaaaaaatgcaaaggAATTTGCTTCTAAATGGATATCTTTGTATATCGcgtttgttttcaatttagATGAGTATTAAGTGCAATATTAGTTAACTTGTAACTTCGTTTAGCACAACTCTATTTTCATAGAATATGAAGTCATATTCACTACACTCTGAATCACGCCGAAGATACCCAGCCCAAAAATGGGTCAAAAGGAGTCCCAATTTAAAGTTCTTTGGCAGTTACAGACTCATGAAGAATATATGAAACaaacttcttctttcttaCGAGACTTTAATGCTTTAGAACGgtataatttaaaaggtTTGTCAATTTTcgtaattttgtttaacaaAGCTAatgatttaataaaaagagaatttcGAGGCTTTATCAAGCTTTGATAATggtgaaaaaatttgggtTGAGGATGCCTTGTATGTTCGCTTTTAAAGGTATTGTTGAAATTGTTCATTCTAACAAAGGTGCTTTAGCACGACGTTCTTTGGAATTCCAGACGTTATCCAACTTtcaccatttttttatcgcTCCGCTTGTAGTTTTGGAAGGGATCTTAATATCAATAGGCAACGTCTTACATTTTCTGCTCTCGCGAGATTTCTTGCTTCTTACACTGGTCGCCACAAAGATGTTTGGAGTGATTTTGAGAGCAATTTGATGATCATAGCAAGTTGGTGTGActcttttccaaaatttagAGTagaagttttaaaaaattctaaaCAAATTTCGCGGTTAATACATAGTGATGTTCAGAACataagcaatttttttgatcaaAACTTCGGTATACGGAGGTCAAATATTTATCAGCTATGTTTGCTGTTACTTTGCATTTCTAAACTTAAGCCTGGTGAATCGGTTGGTTGTCATATTAATTCGTTTTTGGACTCTATGTTTGTGAAAGAACAAAAAGCTGCCTTTTATGTGCTACAAGGTATAAGTCCGGATATATCTagtaatattataaaacCGAGTTATttacttcattttcttgAGTCAAATCCATATTTCCTTAAATCTCTAGGATCTTTATTTGAGTTGGCACTATTTCCGCATTCAGCTCACAATCAAAAAGTGCAAGATGATGTGTCACCGTTAAACGACTTTGCAATTCTGAGCCCACTTATCCATGCTCAaatctgtttttttttacccaAATCTGTATGGCAGGTCAATGGCTTGACAAGTCTGTTTAGAGCAAGCTTTCATGGTTACTCAATGTACGCACTAGAGAGAAAAATGTGTAATTATCACAATCCTTCGATTCTCTTAATTaaagcaaagaaaatcaatGCCAATCACAAATCCTCTTCTAGACCAATATCATTAGATGCTACAATTCCGAGAAAATATCCACCACACTGCATTGGGACTGATAAAGCTGTGcctcaaaaatttggtGCAGATTTTCACAATGAAAATATCTTACTTGGTGCTTATATATCCACTCGTTGGAGACAATCGCATATGGGATTTTTTGGAGACCATTCAACATTATTATTTCAACTTCAGCCTATACATCAAGTTTATTACGCTTCCAATCTTGATAAAAATTACTGTATGTTCGACAAAAATGTTGGCCTGGGTTTTGGCCTCAGCCGTCATAAAGTGACTAACAAAGTGCAATATGATGTACCCGGAGTATGCATGTATATTGATGATGGTCTAGAGTATGGATTATTTAGACATGCTGGTGATGGAGCATTCAAGCCTGCGACAAATTACGAAAACTTTGAATATGaagaaagatttttaattcaaGACTTAGAGGTCATAGGAGTTGATACTACAAAACCGGTAGAGCCAATCCACATCGGATTATAATGGACGCATATTGGAAAAACGATCATAAATAttagtatatatatataattttttgtcaataagaaaaaaacttataaCGCATTATCCTTTTGGCTTCTAACATCTTTTATTCTGCTCCTTTTAATGATATCCAAAGATGCATCGTTCTCACTAATCGAACTGTACGGactttttgctttgttttCACCATCAGAAAGATTTAATTTCCTCTTCCTTTTTGCAaccttttcttcttcctgAAGACGAGCTTTGATTATTTCTTCGGGCTCTGGTTGTTTCGACAGTTCATGAATAAATTTCCACTCTTCAGGTTTTACTCGTGAGATACTCAACCTCGAtctatttaataattcCATGCTTTTCAGCTGATTCTC
This region of Schizosaccharomyces pombe strain 972h- genome assembly, chromosome: II genomic DNA includes:
- the rtc5 gene encoding V-type ATPase inhibitor and disassembly protein linked to MTOR; the encoded protein is MGQKESQFKVLWQLQTHEEYMKQTSSFLRDFNALERYNLKENFEALSSFDNGEKIWVEDAFTTFFGIPDVIQLSPFFYRSACSFGRDLNINRQRLTFSALARFLASYTGRHKDVWSDFESNLMIIASWCDSFPKFRVEVLKNSKQISRLIHSDVQNISNFFDQNFGIRRSNIYQLCLLLLCISKLKPGESVGCHINSFLDSMFVKEQKAAFYVLQGISPDISSNIIKPSYLLHFLESNPYFLKSLGSLFELALFPHSAHNQKVQDDVSPLNDFAILSPLIHAQICFFLPKSVWQVNGLTSLFRASFHGYSMYALERKMCNYHNPSILLIKAKKINANHKSSSRPISLDATIPRKYPPHCIGTDKAVPQKFGADFHNENILLGAYISTRWRQSHMGFFGDHSTLLFQLQPIHQVYYASNLDKNYCMFDKNVGLGFGLSRHKVTNKVQYDVPGVCMYIDDGLEYGLFRHAGDGAFKPATNYENFEYEERFLIQDLEVIGVDTTKPVEPIHIGL